A window of the Streptomyces sp. NBC_00454 genome harbors these coding sequences:
- a CDS encoding protein phosphatase 2C domain-containing protein: MEFEARPPSQYAFDFPDSECEGWSTDRLTLRFASVRGAKHRYYRQPRQDAARAAVHEATGSIVFAVADGVSSAAESHQGAIEACRAAVERILHLLDRGAERLDGADVAAHAAERLRELARWRLGIAAPQAAEVARLYATTLVAGVVRAAGDVLETEVFRIGDSGAWLLDRAGGGYHPLFGGKVVPGTPLVSNEVSPLPLVPDRPETAVGRLAEPWTLLVGTDGFGDPLGEGDGRVGELFARQLASPPPPLWLGHVLDFTRETFDDDRTLLAIWPRAEGAR; the protein is encoded by the coding sequence TTGGAGTTCGAGGCCCGGCCGCCCAGCCAGTACGCCTTCGACTTCCCCGACAGCGAGTGCGAGGGCTGGTCCACCGACCGGCTCACCCTGCGGTTCGCCTCGGTCCGCGGCGCCAAGCACCGCTACTACCGGCAGCCGCGCCAGGACGCGGCTCGCGCCGCCGTGCACGAGGCCACCGGCAGCATCGTCTTCGCGGTCGCCGACGGGGTGTCCAGCGCAGCCGAGTCCCACCAGGGCGCCATCGAGGCGTGCCGGGCCGCCGTCGAGCGAATCCTGCACCTGCTCGACCGGGGCGCGGAGCGGCTGGACGGCGCCGACGTCGCGGCCCACGCCGCGGAACGGCTGCGCGAACTGGCGCGGTGGCGGCTCGGCATCGCCGCGCCGCAGGCGGCCGAGGTGGCCCGGCTGTACGCGACCACCCTGGTGGCGGGGGTGGTCCGTGCCGCGGGTGACGTCCTGGAGACCGAAGTGTTCCGGATCGGCGACTCCGGGGCGTGGCTCCTCGACCGGGCCGGCGGCGGCTATCACCCGCTGTTCGGCGGCAAGGTCGTACCGGGCACGCCGCTGGTCAGCAACGAGGTCTCCCCGCTTCCCCTGGTCCCCGACCGGCCGGAGACCGCCGTCGGACGGCTGGCCGAGCCGTGGACGCTGCTGGTCGGCACCGACGGGTTCGGCGACCCGCTCGGCGAGGGCGACGGCCGGGTCGGGGAGCTATTCGCCCGTCAACTCGCCTCGCCGCCGCCGCCATTGTGGCTCGGCCACGTGTTGGACTTCACCCGGGAGACCTTCGACGACGACCGCACCCTGCTCGCGATCTGGCCCCGGGCCGAGGGGGCGAGGTGA
- a CDS encoding sensor domain-containing protein: MTKHYWNQDPTAPAPPTWQQTPRAVPPQLGRGGGAAPTVPVQPAAGPGAQPPAASVTPPAARPARRGVGVLRHWRLLVAAVVPCLLLAGIGWWFWPRQPTGLPPHIAEGTVQADLLSADGVSKLAGTTVVAGPQSNRPHAPLAVTPSECAVAAGPTTQSVYGQAWKAFLSATYQDAAGSGSYTVNQVIGVFPDSEKATAAFRTLADGLTKCPSSTLTDQAGRTSKWAYTVHAPFAVVVTWKATQDGAKGWACYHQARVKATSLVQVAVCQAGDGASTTSKIADELSGKVTG, translated from the coding sequence ATGACGAAGCACTACTGGAACCAGGACCCGACCGCACCGGCGCCGCCCACCTGGCAGCAGACGCCACGCGCGGTACCGCCCCAGCTCGGCCGTGGCGGCGGCGCGGCGCCGACCGTGCCCGTGCAACCGGCTGCCGGGCCGGGCGCGCAGCCGCCCGCCGCGTCGGTGACGCCGCCCGCGGCGCGGCCAGCGCGCCGGGGAGTTGGGGTGCTGCGCCACTGGCGGCTGCTGGTGGCCGCGGTGGTGCCCTGCCTCCTGCTGGCCGGCATCGGGTGGTGGTTCTGGCCGCGACAACCGACGGGCCTCCCACCGCACATCGCCGAGGGGACCGTCCAGGCGGACCTGCTCAGCGCCGACGGCGTCAGCAAACTGGCCGGAACGACGGTGGTGGCCGGGCCCCAGTCGAACCGGCCCCACGCCCCGCTCGCCGTGACCCCGTCGGAATGCGCTGTCGCCGCCGGACCGACGACGCAGTCGGTCTACGGGCAGGCGTGGAAGGCGTTCCTGTCGGCGACCTACCAGGACGCCGCAGGCTCGGGCAGCTACACCGTCAACCAGGTGATCGGCGTGTTCCCGGACAGCGAGAAGGCGACCGCGGCCTTCCGCACGCTCGCCGACGGCCTCACCAAGTGCCCGTCCTCGACACTCACCGACCAGGCCGGACGTACCTCGAAGTGGGCCTACACGGTGCACGCGCCGTTCGCGGTCGTCGTGACGTGGAAGGCGACCCAGGACGGTGCCAAGGGCTGGGCCTGCTACCACCAGGCGCGGGTGAAGGCCACGAGCCTGGTGCAGGTCGCCGTCTGTCAGGCCGGTGACGGCGCGTCGACCACCTCGAAGATCGCCGACGAGCTCTCCGGGAAGGTGACCGGATGA
- a CDS encoding DNA/RNA non-specific endonuclease: MTPPPRRAAARRRRTLPRILHLVLIALLAPIVAAGAQTIAATDAVAVTAQAGTLAPVPLVAPRGFEAALATLLVEIEDANRQAAELAQQEKDVVAEAERITKESAAIRDSKAALNARVATVNQEISGHNERAKAVEGEIAAHNAKPHTFQLPAEAGAAAAFDAEARELESKRNQENAVEDKIQGEQRQIRQEASQVDARSSQLDTASKANDTKAANLKTKEQQLQSRGQQLLAHMAQAIQSFASVPSNPAAAMDQGGDAPTPAPQAGNRLTGQDEDTGDSPYRQPRAGALTQYAKQHGTTVDTRPGTAYLTPEAVRRLPAEQAAVLGSPSVTYDGLVRKPNGHYTALRVRAPGAAALPAPAPEVLASGGLVVYQVGEQRVVDEVTSVEEAPSPSQPGPANPPSPDSDPADCRSGFGGGWRTYLPVDRSGRAQGAEACLTKEFVDSNKGTTTDTKTVAPPAYLWAAIYASDLGDRPAKFWRNACHLLAGSLGGSGTSYDNLDTCSRTANSTNMGGSPPHHTGNMAGYENEVREVLNNELGAVVHYIVTPEYDGTRVVPTQFHMQATKYTPGVGAVKLFDNYVPNDIFSLKDQQWHNMGKDAPTEWEP; this comes from the coding sequence ATGACCCCGCCCCCGCGCAGGGCGGCCGCGCGCCGCCGGCGGACGCTCCCCCGGATCCTGCACCTCGTACTGATAGCGCTCCTGGCGCCGATCGTTGCCGCGGGAGCGCAGACGATCGCGGCGACCGATGCCGTGGCGGTGACGGCGCAGGCGGGCACGCTCGCTCCCGTTCCGCTGGTGGCGCCCCGGGGTTTCGAGGCCGCCCTGGCGACCCTGCTGGTGGAGATCGAGGACGCGAACCGGCAGGCTGCGGAGCTGGCGCAGCAGGAGAAGGACGTGGTCGCCGAGGCGGAGCGGATCACGAAGGAGTCCGCCGCCATCCGCGACAGCAAGGCGGCGCTCAACGCCAGGGTCGCCACGGTGAACCAGGAGATCAGCGGCCACAACGAGCGAGCGAAGGCCGTGGAGGGTGAGATCGCCGCCCACAACGCCAAGCCGCACACGTTCCAGTTGCCCGCGGAGGCGGGCGCGGCCGCTGCCTTCGACGCCGAGGCACGCGAACTGGAGTCCAAGCGGAACCAGGAAAACGCCGTGGAGGACAAAATCCAGGGCGAGCAGCGCCAGATCCGGCAGGAGGCCTCCCAGGTCGACGCCAGATCCTCCCAGCTCGACACCGCCTCCAAGGCCAACGACACGAAGGCCGCCAATCTCAAGACGAAGGAACAGCAGCTCCAGTCTCGGGGCCAGCAACTGCTCGCGCACATGGCGCAGGCGATCCAGAGTTTCGCCTCCGTTCCGTCGAACCCGGCGGCCGCAATGGACCAGGGTGGTGACGCGCCCACTCCGGCCCCGCAAGCCGGCAACCGGCTCACCGGCCAAGACGAGGACACCGGCGACAGCCCCTACCGCCAGCCCCGGGCCGGCGCACTGACGCAGTACGCGAAGCAGCACGGCACCACCGTCGACACCCGCCCGGGCACTGCGTACTTGACACCCGAAGCCGTCCGGCGGCTCCCGGCTGAGCAGGCGGCGGTGCTCGGCAGCCCGTCCGTCACCTACGACGGACTGGTCCGCAAGCCCAACGGGCACTACACGGCGCTGCGGGTGCGAGCGCCCGGGGCCGCCGCCCTCCCGGCCCCGGCGCCGGAGGTGCTGGCATCCGGCGGGCTCGTTGTCTACCAGGTCGGCGAGCAGCGGGTCGTCGACGAGGTCACGTCCGTCGAGGAAGCGCCGAGCCCGTCCCAGCCCGGCCCCGCGAACCCGCCGTCCCCCGATTCCGATCCCGCCGACTGCCGGAGCGGGTTCGGTGGCGGATGGCGCACGTACCTGCCGGTCGACAGGTCCGGCCGTGCCCAAGGCGCGGAGGCATGCCTCACCAAGGAATTCGTCGACAGCAACAAGGGAACCACGACTGACACCAAGACGGTGGCTCCACCCGCGTACCTCTGGGCGGCGATATACGCGTCCGACCTCGGCGACCGGCCTGCCAAGTTCTGGCGCAACGCCTGCCACCTGTTGGCCGGTTCGCTCGGTGGCTCGGGCACCAGCTACGACAACCTCGACACGTGCTCCCGTACGGCGAACTCCACGAACATGGGGGGATCGCCGCCTCACCACACCGGGAACATGGCCGGCTACGAGAATGAAGTCCGGGAGGTGCTGAACAATGAGCTCGGTGCGGTCGTCCATTACATCGTGACCCCGGAGTACGACGGGACAAGGGTGGTCCCGACGCAATTCCACATGCAGGCCACCAAGTACACGCCCGGCGTCGGGGCAGTGAAACTGTTCGACAACTACGTCCCCAACGACATCTTCAGCCTGAAGGACCAGCAGTGGCACAACATGGGCAAGGACGCTCCGACCGAATGGGAACCGTAG
- a CDS encoding sensor histidine kinase — MARFFAGLSLRSRLVVLSMVLVALGLTVSDTVVLGSVRSQLVGRVDQQLERFGDSMAYRVRSEGIPQPHPGRAGGGRAWLPSQYVMAFAGADGTVSDQYRQPVTAGDPGPSWPAMDGAGLRARLGRPFEVPSDHGDGTWWVLIVPVGSEDPALPTGVVVAAPLDDVTSTLDHLATAFRLIGVVVSLLLAAAGWFAVRAGLRPLRRIEETAAEISAGRPLSHRMPDASPRTETGRLSSALNGMLAQIESAFAARAASEEQMRRFVADASHELRTPLAGIRGFAELYRMGALPDEADVKRTMARIESEAVRLGGLVEDLLTLVRMDEQRPLEIAPMDLRTLAVDALHDTRALDPTREVVLTGPGGVGLPGPAPVNGDEARLRQVVANLVGNAVAHTPAGSPVRIGVGSSGGHEVIEVADSGPGLTPEQAARVFERFYRVDASRSRQAGGGAGLGLAIASALVRAHEGALELETTPGGGALFRVRLPSAGH, encoded by the coding sequence ATGGCGCGCTTCTTCGCGGGCCTGTCCCTGCGCTCGCGGCTGGTGGTGCTCTCGATGGTCCTGGTCGCGCTGGGGCTGACCGTCAGTGACACCGTCGTCCTCGGGTCTGTGCGCTCCCAGCTGGTGGGGCGGGTGGACCAGCAGCTCGAACGGTTCGGGGACTCGATGGCGTACCGGGTCCGGTCCGAGGGGATCCCGCAACCGCATCCGGGGCGGGCGGGCGGCGGGCGGGCCTGGCTGCCGAGCCAGTACGTGATGGCGTTCGCCGGTGCCGACGGCACCGTCTCGGACCAGTACCGCCAGCCCGTGACGGCCGGGGATCCGGGCCCGTCGTGGCCCGCGATGGACGGGGCGGGGCTACGGGCCAGGCTGGGGCGGCCGTTCGAGGTTCCGAGCGACCACGGTGACGGCACCTGGTGGGTGCTGATCGTGCCGGTCGGCAGCGAGGACCCCGCGCTGCCCACCGGAGTGGTGGTGGCCGCCCCGCTGGACGACGTGACCTCCACCCTCGACCACCTGGCGACCGCCTTCCGGCTGATCGGCGTGGTGGTGTCGCTGCTGCTCGCGGCGGCCGGCTGGTTCGCCGTACGGGCGGGCCTGCGGCCGCTGCGGCGGATCGAGGAGACCGCGGCGGAGATATCCGCCGGACGACCGCTCTCGCACCGCATGCCGGACGCTTCGCCGCGGACCGAGACCGGAAGGCTGAGCAGCGCGCTCAACGGAATGCTCGCGCAGATCGAGTCGGCCTTCGCGGCCCGCGCCGCGTCCGAGGAGCAGATGCGGCGCTTCGTCGCCGACGCCAGTCACGAGCTGCGCACGCCGCTGGCCGGCATCCGGGGCTTCGCCGAGCTGTACCGGATGGGCGCCCTTCCCGACGAGGCGGACGTCAAACGGACCATGGCCCGGATCGAGAGCGAGGCGGTGCGGCTCGGCGGCCTGGTGGAGGACCTGCTCACGCTGGTCCGCATGGACGAGCAGCGCCCGCTGGAGATCGCTCCGATGGACCTGCGCACCCTGGCGGTGGACGCCCTGCACGACACCCGGGCACTGGATCCGACCCGCGAGGTGGTGCTGACCGGTCCGGGCGGCGTCGGCCTGCCCGGACCCGCTCCGGTCAACGGCGACGAGGCGCGGCTGCGCCAGGTGGTCGCCAACCTGGTCGGCAACGCCGTCGCCCATACGCCGGCGGGTTCGCCGGTACGCATCGGGGTGGGGAGTTCGGGCGGCCACGAGGTGATCGAGGTGGCCGACTCCGGGCCGGGTCTCACCCCGGAGCAGGCCGCCCGGGTCTTCGAGCGGTTCTACCGGGTGGACGCCTCCCGCAGCCGCCAGGCGGGCGGCGGCGCCGGCCTCGGGCTGGCGATCGCCTCCGCGCTGGTCCGGGCGCACGAGGGCGCACTGGAACTGGAGACGACGCCGGGCGGCGGAGCCCTGTTCCGCGTGCGCCTGCCGTCCGCCGGGCACTGA
- a CDS encoding response regulator transcription factor, producing MDRDRDTATPEASLLVVDDEPNIRELLSASLRFVGFKVTSAANGADALAAVAEERPDLVVLDVMLPDISGFAVVRRLREVAGSAPGAEHLPVLFLTAKDGVDDKISGLTAGGDDYVTKPFSLEELIARIRAILRRTGGPAGEGRLVAGDLELDPVGHQVLRGGRPVSLSPTEFKLLAYLMTHADRVVSKMQILEHVWAYDFGGDLSIVESYISYVRRKVDSGADGSPKLIHTVRGIGYVLRRPQG from the coding sequence TTGGACAGGGACAGGGACACCGCCACGCCCGAGGCGAGTCTGCTGGTCGTCGACGACGAGCCGAACATCCGGGAGCTGCTGTCCGCCTCGCTGCGGTTCGTCGGCTTCAAGGTCACCTCGGCGGCGAACGGCGCCGACGCGCTGGCGGCGGTCGCCGAGGAGCGGCCGGATCTGGTGGTGCTCGACGTGATGCTGCCCGACATCAGCGGGTTCGCCGTGGTGCGCAGGCTGCGCGAGGTGGCCGGCTCCGCACCGGGGGCCGAGCACCTGCCGGTGCTCTTCCTCACCGCGAAGGACGGCGTGGACGACAAGATCAGCGGGCTGACGGCCGGCGGCGACGACTACGTCACCAAGCCGTTCAGCCTGGAGGAGCTGATCGCCCGGATCCGCGCGATCCTGCGCCGCACCGGCGGCCCCGCGGGCGAGGGGCGCCTGGTCGCGGGCGACCTCGAACTGGACCCGGTGGGCCACCAGGTGCTGCGCGGCGGCCGGCCCGTCTCCCTGTCCCCCACCGAGTTCAAACTGCTCGCGTACCTGATGACCCACGCCGATCGCGTGGTCTCCAAAATGCAGATCCTGGAGCACGTGTGGGCGTACGACTTCGGCGGCGACCTCAGCATCGTCGAGTCGTACATCTCCTACGTGCGCCGCAAGGTGGACTCGGGCGCGGACGGCTCCCCCAAGCTCATCCACACCGTGCGCGGCATCGGGTACGTGCTGCGCCGCCCGCAGGGCTGA
- a CDS encoding DUF5666 domain-containing protein, whose product MARRRTELEKQPFAEGPAAGPAEDPEGILAEPPDTRDISAELAAPPRPRLPWLSLLLAGGVVAGLAFAGGALVEKGHLQGSAGSASAASGRNPAAGAGGQGRTGFGQGGTGAGGQRQGAGGQSAGGQGPGQGATGQGRTGTGQNGSRQGSGGATGGLGAGAGLTTGTVKLVDGTTLYVTDAQGNVVKITTDSNTQITEAKSGKVSDLQPGQTVTVRGSQSPSGDVAATTVAQGVGGGFGGGRG is encoded by the coding sequence ATGGCACGACGCCGTACCGAACTGGAGAAGCAGCCCTTCGCGGAAGGTCCCGCCGCGGGACCCGCGGAAGATCCCGAGGGGATCCTCGCCGAGCCCCCGGACACCCGGGACATCTCGGCGGAGCTCGCCGCTCCGCCCCGGCCGCGGCTGCCCTGGCTGAGCCTGCTGCTCGCCGGCGGGGTGGTGGCCGGGCTGGCGTTCGCCGGGGGCGCCCTGGTGGAGAAGGGCCACCTGCAGGGATCGGCCGGATCCGCCTCCGCGGCCTCCGGGCGCAACCCGGCCGCCGGGGCGGGCGGCCAGGGGCGTACGGGCTTCGGCCAGGGCGGTACGGGCGCGGGCGGCCAGCGGCAGGGAGCCGGCGGGCAAAGTGCCGGCGGACAGGGCCCGGGCCAGGGAGCCACCGGGCAGGGCCGCACGGGAACCGGGCAGAACGGCTCGCGGCAGGGCTCCGGAGGTGCGACGGGCGGGCTGGGCGCCGGGGCCGGCCTGACCACCGGTACGGTGAAGCTCGTCGACGGCACCACCCTCTACGTCACGGACGCCCAGGGCAACGTCGTCAAGATCACCACCGACAGCAACACCCAGATCACCGAAGCCAAGAGCGGCAAGGTGTCCGACCTCCAGCCGGGTCAGACCGTGACCGTGCGCGGCAGCCAGAGTCCCTCGGGCGATGTCGCGGCGACCACCGTCGCCCAGGGCGTCGGGGGAGGTTTCGGCGGCGGACGGGGCTGA
- a CDS encoding ABC transporter permease — MNPFQTLRFAFGGLAANKVRSALTMLGVLIGVAAVILLLAVGNGSSQAVKDSIEKLGTNALTVSSGSGSGGSRSGAGSAGPAKPLTVEDARALADPSAAPHVAAVAPEVTTSQTALYEGASHTVGQVVGTYPAYFKASNSKVAKGDYFSGDDVLASRKVAVIGSTTATDLFGTADPVGKKVVLGGTPFTVVGVLATKGGTGFQDPDDVVVAPLPTVQNAFTGFGSVGQILVEAKSADATTAAQSEITAVLMARHGIKDPAALDFRVASQASLLTTQASTNKTFTVLLGAVAAISLLVGGIGITNIMLVTVTERTREIGIRKAIGAPRGVILGQFLAESTLLSLIGGGLGVAAGLIGSHFTIVGIKPVVIPESVVGAFAIAVVIGLFFGGYPANRAASLRPIEALRHE, encoded by the coding sequence GTGAACCCGTTCCAGACGCTGCGCTTCGCCTTCGGCGGCCTCGCGGCGAACAAGGTGCGCTCCGCGCTGACGATGCTGGGCGTGCTGATCGGCGTCGCGGCGGTGATCCTGCTGCTCGCCGTCGGCAACGGCTCCTCGCAGGCGGTGAAGGACTCCATCGAGAAGCTCGGCACCAACGCCCTGACCGTCTCCTCCGGGAGCGGCTCCGGCGGCTCGCGCTCCGGCGCCGGCTCCGCGGGCCCGGCGAAGCCGCTGACGGTCGAGGACGCGCGGGCGCTCGCCGACCCCTCGGCCGCCCCGCACGTCGCGGCGGTGGCGCCCGAGGTCACCACCTCGCAGACCGCTCTCTACGAGGGCGCCTCGCACACGGTCGGCCAGGTCGTCGGCACCTACCCGGCGTATTTCAAGGCCTCCAACAGCAAGGTGGCCAAGGGCGACTACTTCAGCGGCGACGACGTACTGGCCTCCCGCAAGGTGGCCGTGATCGGCTCGACGACCGCCACCGACCTGTTCGGCACGGCCGACCCGGTCGGCAAGAAGGTGGTGCTCGGCGGTACGCCGTTCACCGTGGTCGGGGTGCTCGCCACCAAGGGCGGTACGGGGTTCCAGGACCCGGACGACGTGGTGGTCGCGCCGCTGCCCACCGTGCAGAACGCCTTCACCGGCTTCGGCTCGGTCGGCCAGATCCTCGTCGAGGCCAAGTCGGCGGACGCGACGACGGCGGCGCAGAGCGAGATCACAGCCGTCCTGATGGCTCGGCACGGCATCAAGGACCCGGCCGCGCTGGACTTCCGGGTGGCCAGCCAGGCGTCCCTGCTGACCACTCAGGCCTCGACGAACAAGACCTTCACCGTGCTGCTGGGCGCGGTCGCGGCGATCTCCCTGCTGGTCGGAGGGATCGGCATCACCAACATCATGCTGGTGACGGTCACCGAGCGGACGCGCGAGATCGGCATCCGCAAGGCGATCGGGGCGCCCCGGGGCGTCATCCTCGGCCAGTTCCTCGCCGAGTCGACGCTGCTCTCGCTGATCGGTGGCGGGCTGGGCGTCGCGGCCGGGCTGATCGGCTCGCACTTCACGATCGTCGGCATCAAGCCGGTCGTCATACCGGAGTCGGTCGTCGGAGCCTTCGCCATCGCGGTGGTGATCGGGCTGTTCTTCGGCGGCTACCCGGCCAACCGGGCCGCGAGCCTGCGGCCCATCGAAGCACTGCGGCACGAGTGA
- a CDS encoding ABC transporter ATP-binding protein, with the protein MTPPLWPRRTPPEKPAGAARAGGPRGPVPPVIEVRALFKTYGHGDAAVRALGGPRDPATGHRPGVELLVEQGDFVAVMGSSGSGKSTLMNILGCLDVPTAGRYLLDGIDVGGLDEHQLSLVRNRKIGFVFQSFNLVPRTTALAQVELPLAYAGVKSAERRRRAEAALALVGLADRMEHRPNELSGGQQQRVAVARALVTAPAMLLADEPTGNLDSRSTEEVLAIVDRLNASGRTVVLITHEDEVARHAKRVLRLVDGQIVEDVRQAPVGGPPPAMRGQHGMHEMSEASVSEAAVSGGLR; encoded by the coding sequence ATGACGCCGCCGCTGTGGCCGCGCCGGACGCCGCCCGAGAAGCCGGCCGGGGCTGCGCGGGCCGGTGGGCCGCGAGGACCCGTACCGCCGGTGATCGAGGTCCGCGCACTGTTCAAGACGTACGGGCACGGCGACGCCGCGGTCCGCGCGCTGGGCGGGCCTCGCGATCCCGCCACGGGCCACCGGCCCGGCGTCGAACTCCTCGTGGAACAGGGTGACTTCGTCGCGGTGATGGGCAGCTCCGGTTCCGGCAAGTCGACCCTGATGAACATCCTCGGCTGCCTGGACGTCCCCACCGCGGGCCGCTACCTGCTCGACGGGATCGATGTGGGCGGCCTGGACGAACACCAGCTCTCTCTGGTCCGCAACCGCAAGATCGGCTTCGTCTTCCAGTCGTTCAACCTGGTGCCCCGCACCACCGCCCTCGCCCAGGTGGAACTGCCGCTGGCGTACGCGGGGGTGAAGTCCGCCGAGCGTCGGCGCCGCGCGGAGGCCGCACTCGCCCTCGTCGGCCTGGCCGACCGCATGGAGCACCGGCCCAACGAACTCTCCGGCGGGCAGCAGCAGCGCGTGGCCGTGGCCCGCGCGCTCGTCACCGCTCCCGCGATGCTGCTCGCCGACGAGCCGACCGGAAATCTGGACAGCCGCAGTACCGAGGAGGTCCTGGCCATCGTGGACCGGCTCAACGCCTCGGGCCGCACCGTCGTCCTGATCACCCACGAGGACGAGGTGGCCCGGCACGCCAAGCGGGTCCTGCGCCTGGTGGACGGGCAGATCGTCGAGGACGTCCGGCAGGCGCCCGTCGGCGGGCCCCCGCCCGCGATGCGCGGGCAGCACGGGATGCACGAGATGTCCGAGGCCTCCGTGTCCGAGGCCGCCGTGTCCGGAGGTCTCCGGTGA
- a CDS encoding efflux RND transporter periplasmic adaptor subunit, with protein MKVLPRRRRAVLINSVLGVAVLAGAGGAYAAVSGGSGGPARDAARTVAVTKGTVLATVSGAGSLSSPSDAGVNFTTGGRLTEVGVKAGDKVTKGQLLGRVDATAATETLNQARAALTAAQANLTKAEAGQVSSAPSSGSSSSRGGSAATPVPAATPTVDPAQLAQARAQLTQAQNAVDAAQRAVDGTVLKAPADGTVASVSAKVGDTVTGTNGTGSSGGSGGGNGGSSGNSASSSAGSSSTLSGFVVLTNPSGMQVTASFSEADALKLKPGQPATVTLNAMSGKTLNAQVLSVSSLPLSSGSSSGGGNAGGGSAVQYSATLTITSPTSDLRSGLSTSIQVVVGEASGALSVPAAAVSGTGENRTVTVVKADGTTVRTPVTLGLEGDSADQVVSGLTEGEQVQLAPVSSAGNGGFPSGTFPGGAGAGGARNRGGTGLRTGGGGGGRG; from the coding sequence ATGAAGGTGCTCCCACGGCGGCGCAGGGCCGTCCTGATCAATTCGGTGCTCGGAGTGGCGGTCCTCGCGGGCGCCGGCGGCGCGTACGCGGCGGTGTCCGGCGGCAGCGGCGGTCCGGCGCGCGATGCCGCGCGGACCGTGGCGGTCACCAAGGGCACCGTCCTCGCGACGGTCTCCGGTGCGGGTTCGCTGAGCTCGCCGAGCGATGCCGGGGTGAACTTCACCACCGGCGGCCGGCTCACCGAGGTCGGTGTCAAGGCCGGCGACAAGGTCACCAAGGGGCAGCTGCTCGGAAGGGTCGACGCGACCGCGGCGACCGAGACGCTCAACCAGGCCCGGGCCGCACTGACCGCGGCCCAGGCCAACCTCACCAAGGCCGAGGCCGGACAGGTGAGTTCGGCTCCGAGCAGCGGCAGCTCGTCCTCGCGGGGCGGTTCCGCCGCCACTCCCGTGCCGGCCGCGACCCCGACCGTGGATCCGGCGCAGCTGGCCCAGGCCCGCGCCCAGCTCACCCAGGCGCAGAACGCGGTGGACGCCGCGCAGCGCGCCGTCGACGGGACGGTGCTGAAGGCGCCGGCCGACGGGACGGTGGCTTCGGTCTCGGCGAAGGTGGGCGATACGGTCACCGGTACGAACGGCACCGGCAGCAGTGGCGGTTCAGGTGGTGGAAACGGCGGCTCGAGCGGTAACTCGGCTTCCTCCAGCGCCGGTTCCTCCTCCACCCTGTCCGGGTTCGTGGTTCTCACCAACCCGTCCGGAATGCAGGTGACGGCGAGCTTCTCGGAGGCCGACGCCCTCAAGCTCAAGCCCGGCCAGCCGGCGACGGTCACTCTCAACGCGATGTCCGGGAAGACCCTCAACGCGCAGGTCCTGTCCGTCAGTTCCCTGCCTCTGAGCAGCGGTTCCTCCTCCGGCGGCGGCAACGCGGGCGGCGGGAGCGCCGTGCAGTACTCGGCCACCCTCACCATCACGAGCCCCACCAGCGACCTGCGCAGCGGTCTCAGCACCAGCATCCAGGTCGTCGTCGGCGAGGCGTCCGGCGCCCTCTCGGTGCCGGCCGCGGCCGTGTCCGGGACCGGGGAGAACCGTACGGTCACCGTCGTCAAGGCCGACGGCACGACCGTACGTACGCCGGTCACCCTGGGCCTCGAAGGCGACAGCGCCGACCAGGTCGTGAGCGGACTGACCGAGGGCGAGCAGGTGCAGTTGGCCCCGGTGTCCTCGGCGGGCAACGGCGGTTTCCCGAGCGGAACCTTCCCCGGCGGCGCCGGGGCCGGCGGCGCCCGCAACCGCGGGGGCACGGGCCTGCGTACCGGTGGCGGCGGAGGTGGCCGCGGATGA